A region of the bacterium genome:
CGTTTTTGCGCCGGACATGAAGGAGGTCACCTTCCAGGGTGCGCTCGATCCGCACACCCCGATCGCGCAGGGCTGGCTGCGGGCCTCCCACCGCAAGCTCGACAAAAAACTGACGCTGCCCTACCGGCCCTATCACACGCATGATGAAGAGCAGCCGCTCGAGCCCGGCAAGGCGTATGAGGTGGACGTGGAGGTCTGGCCGAGCTGCGTTGTTGTGCCCAAGGGCTACCGCATCGCACTCTCGGTGCGCGGGTCGGACTACGTCTATCCGGGTGATTCAAGCGTGAAGCTCGGCAAATACTCCAACTGGAACGGCTGCGCGGTCTTCCGCCACGACGACCCGGCCGACCGGCCGGCGGCGATCTTCGGCGGCGATGTCACGTTGCACACCGGGCCCGACAAGCAGGCCTACGTGATGCTTCCCATCATCCCGGCGAAGTAGGGATGGGAAGGAGAGAATGAGATGAATATGAAGGGGGGAGGGGCGACTCTCCCCCCTTTTTGCTTCGGACAGTGATTTCCTGATCCGGAAGACATCTGCTGTGGAGAAGAAGGAGGGGGATGCGATGAGCCAGGTCCACGAGGATACTTTGATGCGGAGCGAAATCCGCGACGGGATCCAGATCGACTGGGATGTCCCCATCGAGATGGACGACGGCCTGATCCTCCGGGCGAACGTCTACCGGCCCATCGAGGCAGGCGAGTACCCGGTCATCATGACCTACGGCCCCTACGCCAAGGACCTGGCCTGGCAGGATGGCTACGAGACGGTATGGGAGCTTTTCTCGAAGGATCATCCCGACGCCATCGAGGGATCGAGCAACATTCACCAGAGCTGGGAGGTGGTGGACCCCGAAAAGTGGGTGCCGGACGGCTACGTCTGCGTCCGGGTGGACTCGCGCGGGGCGGGCCGCTCGCCCGGCGTCATTGACTGCTGGTCCCCCCGCGAGACGAAGGATTATCACGACTGCATCGAGTGGGCGGGGGTTCAGCTCTGGAGCAACGGCAAGGTCGGCCTGAACGGCATCTCCTACTATGCCATCAACCAGTGGCACGTGGCGGGCCTTCAGCCGTCCCATCTCGCCGCGATGGTCGTATGGGAAGGCGCCGCCGATTTCTACCGCGACATGAGCCACCAGGGGGGCATCTACACTCCCTTCCTCGATAACTGGTACGAGATGCAGGTCCACTCCGTTCAGCACGGAGTCGGCGAGCGGGGCCACAAGAGCCGGGTGACGGGCGAGTGGGCCGCCGGCCCCGAAACGCTCTCCGATGCGGAGTTGGCGAAAAACCGCGTCGATCTGGGCGATCTGTCCCTGGAGCATCATCTGGACGGTCCGTTCCACCGGGATCGCTCGGCCGACTGGTCGAAGGTGAAGACTCCCTTCCTCTCGGCGGCGAGCTGGGGCGGCCAGGGCCTGCATCCGCGCGGCAACTTCGGGGGCTTCACCTGGGCCGCCTCGGAGGAGAAGTGGCTCGAGTGCCACGGCCTGGAGCACTGGACGGAGTTCTACACCCCCTACGGACAGAAGCTGCAGAAGCAGTTTTTCGGCCACTATCTGAAAGGAGAAGACAACGGCTG
Encoded here:
- a CDS encoding CocE/NonD family hydrolase yields the protein MSQVHEDTLMRSEIRDGIQIDWDVPIEMDDGLILRANVYRPIEAGEYPVIMTYGPYAKDLAWQDGYETVWELFSKDHPDAIEGSSNIHQSWEVVDPEKWVPDGYVCVRVDSRGAGRSPGVIDCWSPRETKDYHDCIEWAGVQLWSNGKVGLNGISYYAINQWHVAGLQPSHLAAMVVWEGAADFYRDMSHQGGIYTPFLDNWYEMQVHSVQHGVGERGHKSRVTGEWAAGPETLSDAELAKNRVDLGDLSLEHHLDGPFHRDRSADWSKVKTPFLSAASWGGQGLHPRGNFGGFTWAASEEKWLECHGLEHWTEFYTPYGQKLQKQFFGHYLKGEDNGWKNRPRVMLKVRHVGEKFIERGESEWPLARTRWTKFYLDSAHMSLGAEPAAGAGSITYKGMSDGVTF